A DNA window from Micromonospora sp. NBC_01739 contains the following coding sequences:
- a CDS encoding FAD/NAD(P)-binding protein yields MTEICIIGAGPRGLSVLERLCANERARPSHEEVVVHVVDPAGAGAGAVWRCDQSRHLMTNTVAAQITVWSDDSSRIEGPIEPGPSLYEWALDQPDEEARALGPNSYPSRAFYGRYLQAAFSRVVEQAPRHVTVRCHRSRAIALADTDGVTGGPQGVRLADGTRLHDLDAVVLALGHQQVRPTAREARTASLSRIHHLRYLTPANPADLDLDEIGPGEPVLLRGLGLNFFDHMALLTVGRGGSFVTRPDGWLTYRPSGREPRLYASSRRGVPYQSRGENQKGAAGRHLPLLLTAEYVADLPRPINFTRDLWPVIAREVENVYYTTLLGLGPEAMAFQADFLAVPIGGDTTEVLEAYGIAPRRRFSWERLARPYGDSTFVDRTDFQGWLLEHLRADVRAARAGNVEGPLKAALDVLRDLRNEIRLAVDHGGLSGESHRDDLEGWYTPLNGYLSIGPPAVRVEQMIALIEAGVLTLTGPGTWIRLDTTEPAFVSGSSAVPGEPIRSRVLIEARLPEPDLRRTEDPLLRHLLDTDQAVPYRIGSYETGGLAVTERPYRLLDGCGRPHPRRFAYGVPTESVHWVTAAGIRPGVDSVTLADSDAIAREVLGLPEVARVPREVRRAFAEAPDEDPIGVIV; encoded by the coding sequence ATGACCGAGATCTGCATCATCGGGGCCGGGCCTCGCGGACTGTCCGTGCTGGAACGACTCTGTGCCAACGAACGCGCCCGACCCTCGCACGAGGAGGTCGTGGTGCATGTCGTCGACCCGGCCGGGGCGGGCGCCGGGGCGGTGTGGCGCTGTGACCAGTCCCGCCACCTGATGACGAACACCGTGGCCGCTCAGATCACGGTCTGGTCGGACGACAGCTCACGCATCGAGGGCCCGATCGAGCCCGGCCCCAGCCTGTACGAGTGGGCGCTGGACCAGCCCGACGAGGAGGCGCGTGCCCTCGGCCCGAACTCGTACCCCTCCCGGGCCTTCTACGGCCGCTACCTCCAGGCCGCCTTCAGTCGGGTGGTGGAGCAGGCTCCCCGTCATGTGACCGTCCGCTGCCACCGGTCCCGGGCCATCGCCCTGGCCGACACCGACGGGGTGACCGGCGGCCCGCAAGGGGTACGGCTGGCCGACGGGACCCGGCTGCACGACCTGGACGCGGTGGTCCTGGCCCTCGGTCACCAGCAGGTCCGGCCCACCGCCCGGGAGGCCCGTACGGCCAGCCTGTCCCGCATCCACCACCTGCGGTACCTGACCCCGGCCAACCCGGCCGACCTGGATCTGGACGAGATCGGGCCGGGGGAGCCGGTACTGCTGCGTGGGCTGGGGCTGAACTTCTTCGACCACATGGCCCTGCTGACGGTCGGCCGAGGTGGCTCCTTCGTCACCAGGCCGGACGGGTGGCTGACCTACCGGCCCTCCGGCCGGGAACCCCGGCTGTACGCCAGCTCCCGGCGGGGGGTGCCCTACCAGTCCCGGGGCGAGAACCAGAAGGGCGCGGCCGGCCGACACCTGCCGCTGCTGCTGACCGCCGAGTACGTGGCGGACCTGCCCCGGCCGATCAACTTCACCCGGGACCTGTGGCCGGTGATCGCCCGGGAGGTGGAGAACGTCTACTACACGACCCTGCTCGGGCTGGGGCCGGAGGCGATGGCCTTCCAGGCCGACTTCCTGGCCGTCCCGATCGGCGGGGACACCACCGAGGTGCTGGAGGCGTACGGCATCGCGCCGCGGCGCAGGTTCAGTTGGGAGCGGCTGGCCCGCCCGTACGGCGACAGCACCTTCGTCGACCGGACGGACTTCCAGGGCTGGCTGCTGGAGCACCTGCGCGCCGATGTGCGGGCGGCCCGGGCCGGCAATGTCGAGGGACCCCTGAAGGCGGCCCTGGACGTGCTGCGGGATCTGCGCAACGAGATCCGGCTGGCGGTCGACCACGGCGGTCTCAGCGGTGAGTCGCACCGGGACGACCTGGAGGGGTGGTACACCCCCCTGAACGGGTACCTCTCCATCGGACCCCCCGCCGTCCGGGTCGAGCAGATGATCGCCCTGATCGAGGCCGGGGTGCTCACCCTGACCGGTCCGGGCACCTGGATCCGGCTGGACACCACGGAGCCGGCCTTCGTCAGCGGGTCCAGCGCGGTGCCCGGTGAGCCGATCCGGTCCCGGGTGCTGATCGAGGCCCGGTTGCCGGAACCCGACCTGCGCCGTACGGAGGATCCCCTGCTGCGGCATCTGCTGGACACCGATCAGGCGGTCCCGTACCGGATCGGCAGCTACGAGACCGGCGGGCTGGCCGTCACGGAGCGCCCCTACCGGCTGCTGGACGGCTGCGGGCGCCCTCATCCCCGGCGGTTCGCCTACGGGGTACCCACCGAGTCGGTGCACTGGGTGACCGCGGCCGGCATCCGGCCCGGGGTCGACTCGGTGACCCTGGCCGATTCGGACGCCATCGCCCGTGAGGTGCTGGGGCTGCCCGAGGTGGCCCGGGTGCCCCGCGAGGTACGCCGGGCCTTCGCGGAGGCGCCGGACGAGGACCCGATAGGGGTGATCGTGTGA